One region of Diabrotica undecimpunctata isolate CICGRU chromosome 6, icDiaUnde3, whole genome shotgun sequence genomic DNA includes:
- the LOC140444690 gene encoding uncharacterized protein: MRECSRLLIEMRRHTEKKNLPFFDILNPMLFDTVVASARLISGYNEETKIYKAPSLAMHLGTTLKQICDLCSHLLMKDHPDILCNDKDAKLKELKRFKLLVNSQWSFEISSLAVKDLAEKKWNKPVLLPLTKDIIKFRNHVVNCAETNFELLQQDWTNQQAFKKVVDSALSLTILFNRRRIGDVQYVTIDSYLKNFACVDQTEYLEQLTESEKLLSNTYKRVVAGGKGSRPIIILFPKNVQAYIDLTLQIRNETNMLSKENQYLFSYPSSKSQWVRADIVIKKFANASGAENPVALTSNRLRKQIATVMQLINLSKEEYAHFAQFMGHTEKTHREYYEITQGAYQMAKMSKILVLFDKGQGLQYKAKSLEDIDIDPTKDLVEPCDNFDDDSLSEPPNDRPDNYVCEDSEVLDRDNSDNETTTKQKKHKKKDCSTSGPDYITRLNYCDVATAKRRSEPLNIACISEAASTFG, translated from the exons ATGAGGGAATGCTCTAGATTACTAATTGAAATGCGCCGACATACCGAgaagaaaaatttacctttttttgacatattaaacccTATGCTCTTTGATACCGTTGTAGCAAGTGCAAGACTAATCAGCGGTTACAACGAGGAAACTAAAATCTATAAAGCTCCAAGTTTGGCCATGCATTTGGGAACTACACTAAAGCAAATATGTGATTTGTGTAGTCATTTGTTAATGAAAGATCACCCCGATATTTTGTGTAACGATAAAGACGCAAAACTAAAAGAATTGAAGAGATTTAAGTTGTTAGTGAATAGTCAGTGGAGTTTTGAAATATCGTCATTAGCTGTGAAAGATCTTGCGGAAAAAAAGTGGAATAAACCAGTTTTATTACCTCTGacaaaagatataataaaatttagaaaTCACGTTGTAAACTGCGCAGAAACTAATTTTGAACTCTTACAGCAAGATTGGACAAATCAACAAGCTTTTAAGAAAGTAGTTGATTCTGCATTATCACTAACTATTCTGTTTAATAGAAGGAGGATAGGAGATGTTCAGTATGTAACTATAgattcatatttaaaaaatttcgcaTGTGTTGACCAAACAGAGTACTTAGAGCAACTAACTGAATCTGAGAAGCTTTTATCAAATACATACAAGAGAGTTGTAGCTGGCGGAAAAGGTAGTAGACCCATTATTATACTCTTTCCAAAAAATGTACAAGCATATATCGACTTAACACTGCAAATTAGAAACGAAACCAACATGCTATCTAAGGAAAATCAGTATCTGTTTTCTTATCCTAGCTCTAAATCTCAGTGGGTTAGAGCAGATATCGTCATCAAAAAATTTGCGAATGCAAGTGGCGCAGAAAATCCTGTAGCACTGACGTCTAATCGCTTACGTAAACAAATAGCAACAGTAATGCAACTAATTAATTTATCGAAAGAAGAATACGCTCATTTTGCACAATTTATGGGACACACCGAAAAGACGCACAGGGAATATTACGA AATAACGCAGGGCGCTTACCAAATGGCAAAGATGTCAAAAATACTTGTGTTATTCGATAAGGGTCAGGGCCTTCAATACAAGGCAAAGTCTTTAGAAGATATTGATATTGATCCTACCAAGGATTTGGTCGAACCATGTGATAATTTCGATGATGACAGTCTATCTGAGCCACCAAACGATCGACCAGATAATTATGTTTGTGAAGACAGTGAAGTATTGGACAGGGACAATAGCGATAACGAGACAACAACTAAGCAGAAAAAGCATAAGAAGAAAGATTGCAGTACTTCAG GTCCCGACTACATTACGCGATTAAATTATTGCGATGTTGCCACCGCTAAGAGGCGAAGTGAACCGCTGAACATAGCGTGTATATCGGAGGCGGCGTCTACCTTTGGCTAA